The genome window GTTATGTCGTTGTTGCAATCGTAATTCCTTTTGTTTTTCTACGAGCTCTAGTTGCTGAGCATAATCAGCCGCCTGCGGCCTAGAATATTGCTCGCCTCCTTGCCTGGTGATCCCTGCAGGTTTTTTATCTTTAAAATCAAAAAATACATTAGTGTATAGAGCATTAGGTACATTCTTCCTTTGTATGACTAATTCCTCAATCCATATCTGTTTGATGCCTTTATAATCATGTCGCGTGAGGAGAGACAATTTTTCGACAAGCTTTGAGAGCTCTCCTTTCCATTGTAGGGTCATTTTTTTTATAATGATCGTGACGTCTCCGGGCATAGTTATAGTAAAATAGGGAAAGGCTTTTTCGGTCAGAATGATCTCAAAAGGGATGTAGTCACAGCTCAGCAGTATTTTTTTAATAGAGTTTCCTACCACGAGCGGTTTTTCGCGCGTGCTTGCGATAGTTTCCGTGATGTTAATCAATTCTTTGTTAAGGCTCGTGATTGGTTTTTTGAGTGGTTTTTCGCGGGGGCCGACCATAGTTCGCGTTATGTCCATTGTTCCTTCTGGGATTGTAACCAGAGGAAACCAGATAGGTGAATAAGCTAATCGAATTTGGGGGAGATTACCCAGGGATTTACGGTCCCGCATACGCTCTTGGTTGATCATGATAAAGGAAAGAAATTTTTCATAGGCATATTTATTTCTGATAAAGGAGCTTATGAAGTTTTCAAAGTTTTGTTCCGTAGGATATCCTGTACTAGCTACTTCTAGATCACCAATTGCTTGAGTGGCGATGGGAAAAGAGTATTCTTTCTCCCCCGCTAAACCGATTTTTGCTTGATCTTTATATATTTTGCTGGCGTTTAGTCCGGCACCGTAGCACGAGACGTATACCAACAATGCAGCATTAATTTTTCTATCAAAAAAATCTAACATCTTAGGAAAATCTTGCAATGAGATACCGGCTATACTCTCATTATAAAAACCATGTCCAGTTAGATATATAACCCACTCAATTTCTTTATTGTGTTGATCAAAAATAGCGCCTTGTAATAGCGCGTTAACAAAAAGGGTGCCCGTATTTTTGATTAAATCTTCCCAATCATTGTCTGAAAAGCTCTTATATCGCTGTTCAATGATTTGTAGAGTGGTAGAAGATTCCGCAGGCATTTTTAAACCTAATGATCTTATAGCGAGCTTGTTTTTTTCTAAGTATGATTTTGGAATCATGATGAGCAGATGTTCGGAAATCTCATGAAGAATCCACGCTCTATGGAATATTGTATTCGATCCAGTACCCCTAGCGTAGGTGTAAAATAATGAGCTAGAAGTTATAATCGGCCCCGCTTCATGCATAATAGCGCTCTGTAATTTTGGTAGAACGAACCTGTCGCTTGGCCTTGCTTCAGAATTATCTAAAAAAATGGTGAGTAGCTGGGTTCGCTTTGGTACATACGCATCTTCTTTTACTTCTTCCTGCGCAGCTTGTGCAGCGGTGATATTTAGGGATATTCCAAAGCATGCCGATAGGCATAGCAGGAGGGTTACTTTTAAATATGCTTTCATTTCTATTCCTTAAAATCTAAAGGGGATGTTATTTTGCAAGCCACAACCATTAGGACGTGTGGGCTTCACCAACTTCAATAGATTCAACATATGCGGTATGAGATTGCATAGTCAATGGAAAATTGTTTTAATCGAATTAATTATATGACGGAAACAATGGTGCTTAATAGTCCTCCCATAAGAACAATCCATATAATTGCATAAGGTGATTTGTATAAGAATAAAAACACTAATGAAGCAATAAAGATCCCTATGGTTAGTTTACTGATCAGTATTTGTCCAAGAATATCTAATACATCTGCTGCAATCAGTCCAGCAACTCCAGCAGTTATTCCATCGAGAAATGTGCGAACAGTTTTTAAAAATATTTTGATAAAAAATGACCGCATTATAAACTTTTTAGCGTTAAACAAACAAGGAAAGAAGCGGTTAATGGAAACATGAGAGCAAGCGCTCAATAAAATCAATCTGTTGATTTTTCCATGTAAGAAAAATTGTTGTATGATGGCATCGAAAAGCTAGAGTATTAAATCAAGTTGAAATCGGTGCTGTCATGAACCTACAAAATTATTTTTTCTGTTTTGTGATGCTCTCTACATCTTCTTTTTATATTCAGGGTCAGAGCGACCATGAACATAGATTAGGGCATGCTGGAGAAAGCAAAGCCAATGGATTGCTGCATAGCGCAGTGTCGCCTCTTGCAAAGCATACAATGCATGAATCGATGATGCATGGGATGTATGGAAATTATTCCATGACGCGAGATGCATCAGGGACCAGTTGGGTACCAACTTCAAGTCCTCAAGAAGGTCTTCATATCATGCATAATGATTGGATGCTTATGTTTAACGGATTTTCATATCTTGTAATGGATGTGCAGAGAGGTAAGCGTGGTGATAAACAGTTATGTGATCAGAATATGTTTATGTTTATGGCGCAACGAAATTTTGAAAAATACAGCTTCGGATTTAGGTCAATGTTTTCTTTAGAGCCACTTACTATTGCAGACTGTGGATATCCTTTGCTCTTGCAAACGGGAGAAACGTGCGATGGAAAAACACCATTGATTGATCGGCAGCATCCGCATGATTTATTTATGGAACTTGCGGTGGTAAATACATATCAATTAACAGAAGACAGTTCTGTATTTACCTATCTTGCGTTGCCAGGAGAGCCTGCGTTAGGGCCACCGGTTTATATGATGAGATTTTCGTCTGAATATATTCCAGAAGCTCCATTAGGACATCATTGGATGGATTCTACTCATATAACGTTTGGTGTGATAACAGTCGGTTTTATTCATAAATGGTTAAAATTAGAAACTTCTTTTTTTAATGGGCGGGAACCCGATCAGCATAGATTTGATATTGAAAAGCCGAAACTGAATTCGTATTCATTTCGAGTGTCATTAAATCCAACAGAAAATCTTGCGTTTCAAGTAAGCTGTGGTCTTTTAAAAAGTCCTGAGCAACTGCAGCCGGACGTTAATATAAATCGTTATGTAATTTCGGCAATCTATAATAAAAAAATCAGTGACACCAGCAACTTTCAGGGCGCTGTAATTTTCGGTATCAATGATGAAAAGCCAGGCAATCTGTTGCCTGCATTTTTAATAGAGGGGACATTGGAATTACATAAAAAGCACCTGTTTTTTTCCCGATTTGAATGGGTCAAAAAAGATGACCTTTTTATCGAGCCAGATCCTTTTACTGACAAAATCTTTGCTGTAGCAAAATGTACGGTTGGTTATGTATATGAATTTTTAACAAAACATATAAAGTGGGGGATTGGCGGTTTAGTAGATTTTCCTATTATACCCGATCCTATTGATGCGCGTTATGGAAAATCTGTTTCATTTATGGGTTTTTTGCAATTAAGATTGGTATGAATCAAAAATACACCGTTATTCTGCAAAAACGGTTCGTAAATAATGTGCAATATCTTTCATGGCTTTTTTACCCATATCTAAACGGTCAGCAAAGCTGAGAAATCCATGAATGGTTGGATAGATTATTTTTTCAACAGGAATACCGTCTTGCGAAAGTTTTTCGGCATATGCTAGGCCATCATCTGATAACTAAAAACTGTAATCTTGAAAGCTCTAACATACATTGACCTTGTTTTAGATTGAAATTAGATACGCTTTTAAATCTCAGGATATTTTTCAGGAGATTTTCTGAAATGAGTTACCCATGGATTATCTTCTTCCATTTCTATGGTTTCCATGAATATTCCATTTTCATAACCACCTCTTTTGAGGTGAGTAGCTTTCTGAACTTCTTTAATTTCATCCATAGTAATATTGTGTGTTTTTCGTAATGCATCGATGAGATCAAGCACATCAACCAATTCAGAAATCATTTCATTTCGATTATCACCAGAAAAAGCTTCTATGACTTCATGTGCTTCTTCAACTAGTTTTTTGTTGAGCGCAGCAATAAGGGCAGTGCCAGTGAGAATTGTATGGTTTGTGGTAATGCCTGTGGACTCCATATTCGCTACTGTTTTATCGCGAGAAAGTTTGTTGCAGATAAATTTTACGGTATTTTTTTTCATGGGTCTTTGTGAGGGTTGTATGTTTTTATGTTGTGTATTCTAAGGGTATAAAAAAGAATACGCACTTAATAATTAGTGCGTAAGCAAAAGATCTTTAAAAATTATTGATATTGAATTTATAACCTGTTCTTTATCATTTAAAGATAAAGAACCGATACAAGAACGAATAAGCCTATCATCTAAAGTAAATAACTTCATGCGTATCATAGATTCTTTTGATAAACCGGCCTTTGATAAATCAGTAATCATAATATCTAAAGGCCATGGCTCATTACGAGCGCTTGTAATCATGGCAAGAACGGTATGACCAATATGTTTATTAAATTCGTTATGATTAGATAAAGCAAGTGCGGGACGATTTTTTGCACTCAGCTGATCTGTAAATGGAAAGGGACTACAACAATATCAAAGGTCTTGTAAATCATCAAAGTCCTCTTCATCATATATCGAATTCCATTCGGATAGAGTAGAGCTTAATGCTTGCATAAATCGCTGATCAAAGGGAGCAGCCTTTTTCAATACTACAGAGCCATCTTCTAATACCTCAAAACTGATGACATCTCCAACATTAATATTCAGGGCAATACGTACCTCTTTGGGCAACGTCATTTGGTATTTTGAAGTTATTTTTGTATCTGCCATATTGGGTTCTCCAGATCAAATTCCTTACATTTCTTACCTACTTAACATAACTTTCAAAGATATCTCTGTCTATATCCCCTATGTTTAGCCAGGCACAGTCTGTACATCATTTCTATTTTTTCACCCCAAAAATATCATTGGCAGTATCAGTGCCAGACCATAGGTGAATATCAATTTAAGGAAAAAGCCGAGATAAGGGACGTTAAAAAATGCCACAATCCCACTCAGGATAGCTGCAAGAACTTTTGCACTATTTGATTGTGCAATTTTTTCTAGATTGCTCATATCTTGGTTGCTGGGCATTGCATGAAATCCGATAGAATATCCTATCCATTTGAGTACATAATATGCTGGTGTCATGAACCAAGGAGAATAGCCCATAAATTCAGTTTCTAAATAGTAAAGAGATCCTGCGGGAATGGTGAGTATCATACATACCAGGGAGTTAATAATTAAAGGCCCCATAGATATGAAAAATACGCTAAAAAAATTATTAGTAGGTTCATGAATGACGTGTCCTGCCTTTGTTGATAATGGTTCAAAGTAATTTATATCATATACTTTTACATTTGCTATATCACAAAAAAAACGATGTGATATTTCATGAAGAATAACTCCTGGAAATGTGGCAAACGCTATAAGTTCGCCCGGTATATAGACAGACATGTATTAAGCCCTTTCAAACCGTGACATAAAATCTTCTTTATACATTTTGGGTAAAAACTCTCGCATTTGCCTGATTTCTGATGTTTTATATTCTTGTTCTGCCAGATAATTTAAGCCGATTTCATATAAGTCTTCATGTTCAGAAGTTAATGCGAACAAAGATTTTACAAATTTAATTTTGGCATCACTTTTTACCGTACCAAAATTTGGATATTTGGTTGCAATTTGACCATATGCAGATATAGCAGAAAAGTAATCTTTACGTTCAAAAAAAATATTAGCTTCACGAATTAATTTGCCTGCCTCACGATGATGTGGTAGGTCGATTAATAAGAATCGAGGAACCAAAAGGAGGAATAATGCTCCGGTAATGAGGCCTAAAATTTTTATTGGTCGGGGGTATGTGTGTTTCTCGAGTGGTGGGTAATTGGTAGTGATATGATCAGACATCAGTGTAACCTGTATGTTGAATTTGTTCTTCATTAAATCCAATGTAATGAAAAAACTACAACAAAAATACCGCCATTGCAATGACGTTAACGCAATGGCGGTATTCTTAAAATTGCTTAAGTTTATATCAAAGTAGATGCTTAACAGTTCTTTAGATGAAAATTTTAAATTCAACGAACCACTCATGAGCCCTAAAACGCATTTTCCATGCATCATCAGCTACATCAACTGCAGATCCGTTAGCAACTCTTTGGTAGCGAGGCCCTTTAAAAGAACCCGCATTAAACCAGCGATATCCTGTTCCAATAGCCCAACGGTCATCATGGCTGTATTCAAGGCCGGCAAGAATCGTATACGTAAAATGTTTGCGCAGTGTGTATTGATTTTCCGCAGAAAAACTTGCGAATGGGGCAGAGTCTCCAGAAGGGGGCAATCCGGTTGTTCTGAAGTTCGTTATCGCAAGATTGCTAGCACCCAGTCCGAATCCTACCAGCGGATAGATTGTGCCGCAACCGATATCCCAATTAAGATAAGGGATGCCTCGTCCAAGAAGGTTTGCACAAAAGAGAATGGATGTGACGTCAAGATCAAATTTTCTCGTGTACGATGCACCGCCAGCAGTGGGAGTTTGGAATTTTCTATATTTAAATGTTGAACGATTGGAGATACTGACTTCAAGACCCAATGCATCGAGGAGTTCGCAACCGATACTTGCGCTCGCAATAGGATGATTTCCCAATTTTGAATTATACCCTTGGATTGCCGGATTCCATGGCGGGTTGTGAGCGATGATATTGGCTGGCTGAGAACATGATATGCCTGAACCAACTTTAACATAGAACGAATAATCTTCGGGTTCGCAGTAGGATGTAGCGACACCTGAGATGATAATTGTTAGTAAAGAAAATCTGATTAAAAAGTGCTTCATAAAAATTCCTTTTTAGAAAATCGTTCCGATTCTGGTAAATTGAAAATGAATTTTTTCCCCATCCGATGAAACAATTAAATCAAATGTTTGTCCAAAAAGGGGAGCAATCCCAACCTTTGTCGATGCTATTACCGTACATTCAGTAACCATGGAGTTTATGATGCTGTCTAATTCTAAGTTGATTAATGTTGTTGGTGTAAACCAGGTTACGATCAGCCCATTATTAGCAACAGATATATAATTGGCTATATCGGTAAAGATTCCATCTTCAGTTTGCATGTTTAAAAAAGAGGCAGAGCATATGCCGACCTTCATATTGTTCACATCATAAAGAGGAGCTCTTCCTGCAAGATAGCTCGAAGCTATTGTTGTGCTGTCTACCAATACATTCGATGTTGGTATTTCAATAAAGCTTTCTGCAAAATCGGCGATATACAAATAATACGTCAATGTTTCCGGCTCGCTGGGATTAGCACCATATACAGGGTTCGTATAATAGGATAAGCCAAAGAATAATAATAAAAAGAACGGTCTGATCAACATCATAGGCCTCTATTGCAATTTGTTTTCGAGTGGTTTTTTTTGACACAAAAATAGTATGCGCAGCACGTCTTACGAAAATCAATAACAAGAAAAAACACCAGAGCGCTAATCGCTACGCTCTGGTGTTTTGTGAACGGAGTTGATGCTAATGGACTTCTTCTAACGATCAAGTAATCGCTGGGCAAGAGACTGGAAAAAAGAGGGAGTGCTTGCGGGAATTTGTTGTGATGTTATATATATAGCGATTTTTTCATCTTCTTCAGTTTCTGCATTCTTGATTTTTGCCTTTTTTTCCACTGCTCCAGCAGATGGTTCCAATCCAATGCTTGTAAGCGAAGGGGTGCCATTCCTGCTGAAATGTGTTCTAAGGCGTATATTATCTACCAGAGGATTTTTTTGGAGTGCACGGATGCATAATTGTGCATGATGAACACCAGCCTTTCTCTCCCAGCTCATTTGATCATCTATATCGGCAGTAGCGATAACATCAGCACTTGCAATATTTTCTTCCTTTATGTATGCATGGTAACTATCGGTTGAATCATGAAGCTGTAATGTTAATTGAGCCTGCGGAAAAGTTCTTGAAAGCCATCCAATTGCTTGGTGGGCGCACAATTGGACAGCTGCATACGAACTCATCAAATCACCGAGCTCCTTTATGCTCATATCTGATTTTTGTCGTTGTACAGAGCTCATAATGGCATTGAGATCAGTATCAATCTGAGCTTCAACTGCGCGTGTTGTATTGAGCAATGTTCTGCAGGTAACATAGGGCTCATGTTTAATATCGATAAGATGAACATTGAGCTTAGCATTAGGATTTGCGGCAAGGGTTTTGGTTAAAATAACAAGATCCTGAAACATCGCACCAGAAGCAAAACCAGCATATTCAACAGATCTTTCAAGCAATGACAATTTATTAACCAGCGATTTCACCACGCGAGATTCAAATTGTTCTCTAAAGTTCGGTTCGTGACATCTGCTTAAAATGCAAGGACTCGAATCATTCAACATCGTGCATTCACTCAACAAAAAAAGAGGATGTTCTTGCGCATATGTATCGCATCGGTTTTTAATGGTTTCAAGTGTTTGGGGATTTTTTTTTGGTTCTTTTGCAAAAGTATCACGTACAGCATGCATTTGATTTAATGCAGATTTTGGACTGATTAAAAGCATATCAAGTAAGCGCGGCTTTCTCATCATTTGGTGCAGGTATATCAGAGAAGCACCGCCAGCGGCAACATAACTGGCCTTGCCTAACTTTGCGCGATTGGTATATGCGCAAGCGGCTCCCAATGCAAATGTGGCAGTTAACGCGGCCTTAAATGGTGTGCTATACCTCTCTCGAAGTCCAGGGGTATATGGTTTAGTTACCACTAATTGATTGGATGCGGCATGTCCAGAAATTGCATACAGCAAGAGCACAGCACATACACTGTTTTTATTCATAAGAATATTCCTTATGGAAGATTTTATTTGCATGCGCCATGAAAAACTGATTAGGGGTTTTTCGATAGCAAATGGCATGCAGTATGTATCGACATGCTTCTACTGCCCATTCAATGAGTACAACTTTAAGAAGGAAAAATAATAATGATTTTATTTCGGTGAACATATGTATCCTTGATTAATATGGTGGCGTCCCGATTTGAGTTCTTTAAATCCATTCACCGTGAGTTGCTTTTTTGTCTTCGGTATTTTTTGAGTCGCCAGTGCTGAGCGTTGTTTTAGGCTCTATTAACATGACATGTACTTCATCACTCGCTACAGGACGATGCTCAACGCCTTTCGGGATAACCACCATTTGACCAGGATTAAGAGAAAGAGTTTTATCTCGTAATTCTATGGTTAAGTTACCTTTAATAATGAGGAACATTTCATCTTCATTGTCGTGTTTATGCCAAACATATTCACCTTTTAACTTTGCTAATTTTATGTACGATTCATTTAGCTCAGCGATAATTTTAGGGGACCACAGATCAGAAAAGGTAGAAAGCTTTTGATTCGGGTCAGTAACGGTAATATTTTTCATAAAAATGCTCCTTATAATTTTTCGGCGTCGCTGAAATACCTTCGTAAGAAGATTCTGCCGGCGTTTGATTTTAGGTATTGCTGAAATTTTAAAGCTTTAGCTTCTTGGTCAAAACCCAAAAATCCTATTAAATTCCAAGGTTTATCTGGTAAATCCGATATAAGTTTTGTCTGAAAAAAGCTGAGATTTAAGATAATAAACATAGAACATATTATATGGAAAGATGATTGTTTTGAATTATA of Candidatus Babeliales bacterium contains these proteins:
- a CDS encoding AbrB/MazE/SpoVT family DNA-binding domain-containing protein, translated to MADTKITSKYQMTLPKEVRIALNINVGDVISFEVLEDGSVVLKKAAPFDQRFMQALSSTLSEWNSIYDEEDFDDLQDL
- a CDS encoding cupin domain-containing protein, which encodes MKNITVTDPNQKLSTFSDLWSPKIIAELNESYIKLAKLKGEYVWHKHDNEDEMFLIIKGNLTIELRDKTLSLNPGQMVVIPKGVEHRPVASDEVHVMLIEPKTTLSTGDSKNTEDKKATHGEWI
- a CDS encoding chromate transporter, translating into MRSFFIKIFLKTVRTFLDGITAGVAGLIAADVLDILGQILISKLTIGIFIASLVFLFLYKSPYAIIWIVLMGGLLSTIVSVI
- a CDS encoding nucleoside triphosphate pyrophosphohydrolase, yielding MKKNTVKFICNKLSRDKTVANMESTGITTNHTILTGTALIAALNKKLVEEAHEVIEAFSGDNRNEMISELVDVLDLIDALRKTHNITMDEIKEVQKATHLKRGGYENGIFMETIEMEEDNPWVTHFRKSPEKYPEI